The proteins below come from a single Pseudarthrobacter sp. SSS035 genomic window:
- a CDS encoding ABC transporter ATP-binding protein: MTNETNVYRSRRSGSAESPLQTRANTIVKAADHGTPLELSDITIRYGGGKSGAEAVSVVENFDLTLHAGEMHCVAGRSGSGKTSILTVGAGLTLPTSGRVFWEGDSLESMGDDEIADRRRALIGYVDQGGALIDGMSALENVLLPAVPDGEVDQRRDMAKDLLDLVGLGRRMRHRPAQLSGGERQRVAIARALILGTRVLVVDEPTASLDRASANRIISILKDTTSDGIAVLVASHDHELVRLSDTLTELI; encoded by the coding sequence ATGACAAACGAGACGAACGTTTACCGGAGCCGGAGGTCCGGCTCGGCTGAGTCGCCCCTGCAGACCCGTGCCAACACCATCGTCAAGGCCGCGGACCACGGGACCCCGCTGGAACTGAGCGACATCACCATCCGCTATGGCGGCGGTAAGAGCGGTGCCGAAGCCGTCAGTGTTGTGGAGAACTTCGACCTCACGCTGCACGCCGGCGAGATGCACTGCGTCGCCGGCCGAAGCGGATCCGGCAAGACCAGCATCCTGACAGTGGGTGCGGGACTGACCCTGCCGACGTCGGGCCGTGTCTTCTGGGAAGGTGATTCCCTCGAAAGCATGGGCGACGACGAAATCGCCGACCGCCGTCGGGCCCTGATCGGTTACGTTGACCAGGGCGGCGCCCTGATCGACGGCATGAGCGCCCTCGAGAACGTCCTCCTGCCGGCCGTGCCCGACGGCGAGGTGGACCAGCGCCGCGACATGGCCAAGGACCTCCTGGACCTGGTGGGCCTGGGCCGCCGGATGCGGCACCGTCCGGCCCAGCTGTCCGGTGGTGAACGCCAGCGTGTGGCGATCGCCCGCGCCCTGATCCTGGGTACGCGCGTCCTGGTGGTTGATGAGCCCACGGCCAGCCTGGACAGGGCCTCCGCAAACCGCATCATCAGCATCCTCAAGGACACCACCTCGGACGGCATCGCAGTACTGGTCGCTTCACACGACCACGAACTGGTCCGCCTGAGCGATACGCTGACTGAACTGATCTAG
- the ilvN gene encoding acetolactate synthase small subunit, with translation MTRHTLSVLVEDKPGVLTRVASLFARRAFNINSLAVGPTEVPGMSRMTVVVDADGDLIEQVTKQLNKLINVIKIVELTSESSVQRDHILVKVRADAATRLQVTQAADLFRASVVDVSTDSVVIEATGHPEKLTALLSVLEPFGIREIVQSGTLAVGRGSRSMSDRALRSA, from the coding sequence ATGACCCGCCACACATTGTCCGTTCTGGTTGAAGACAAGCCCGGTGTACTGACCCGCGTCGCGAGCCTGTTCGCCCGACGCGCCTTTAACATCAACTCCCTGGCCGTGGGCCCGACGGAAGTTCCGGGCATGTCCCGGATGACCGTCGTCGTCGACGCCGACGGTGACCTGATTGAACAGGTCACCAAGCAGCTCAATAAGCTGATCAACGTGATCAAGATTGTTGAGCTCACCTCCGAATCTTCCGTGCAGCGAGACCACATCCTGGTCAAGGTACGTGCGGATGCCGCGACTCGTCTGCAGGTGACCCAGGCTGCAGACCTGTTCCGTGCTTCAGTGGTTGACGTCTCCACAGACTCCGTGGTCATTGAAGCAACAGGCCACCCCGAAAAGCTCACGGCGCTGCTCTCAGTGCTTGAGCCCTTCGGCATCCGCGAAATTGTGCAGTCCGGCACCCTGGCCGTTGGACGGGGATCCCGCTCCATGAGTGACAGGGCTTTGCGCAGCGCTTAG
- the serA gene encoding phosphoglycerate dehydrogenase: MSKPVVLLAEELSPATIEALGPDFEIRQTDGSDRSQLLAAIADVDAILVRSATHLDAEAIAAAKNLKVIARAGVGLDNVDIKAATQAGVMVVNAPTSNIISAAELTVGHILSLARHIPQASSALKNGEWKRSKYTGIELFEKKIGIIGLGRIGALVAARLQGFDTEILAYDPYITSARAAQLGVKLVTLDELLSQSDFVTIHMPKTPETVGMLGADAFTKMKSTAYVVNVARGGLVDEEALYAALQDRQIAGAAVDVFVKEPSTDLPFFALDNVVVTPHLGASTDEAQEKAGVSVAKSVRLALAGELVPDAVNVAGGVIASDVRPGIPLIEKLGRIFTALTHASLTQIDVEVAGEIAALDVKVLELAALKGIFADVVTEQVSYVNAPVIAEQRGINVRLITTAEAEDYRNVLTIRGALSDGSQISVAGTLTGPKQIQKLVGVNGYDVEIPISEHLVVVAYADRPGVIGTIGHILGMNNINIAGMQVARQAEGGQVLALLTIDSSVPQQVLDAIKAGIGAEMVREVDLED, translated from the coding sequence GTGTCAAAACCCGTAGTACTGCTCGCCGAAGAACTTTCGCCCGCCACCATCGAGGCCCTCGGCCCGGACTTCGAGATCCGCCAGACTGACGGCTCCGACCGGTCCCAGCTGCTCGCCGCCATCGCGGACGTGGACGCCATCCTGGTCCGCTCCGCCACCCACCTGGACGCCGAAGCCATTGCCGCCGCGAAGAACCTCAAGGTCATCGCCCGCGCCGGCGTTGGCCTGGACAACGTTGACATTAAAGCCGCCACACAGGCCGGCGTGATGGTGGTCAACGCCCCGACGTCGAACATCATTTCGGCAGCAGAACTGACGGTGGGCCACATCCTGAGCCTCGCACGCCACATCCCGCAGGCCAGCTCCGCCCTGAAAAACGGTGAATGGAAGCGCTCCAAGTACACCGGCATCGAACTATTCGAGAAGAAGATCGGCATCATCGGCCTGGGCCGCATCGGCGCCCTCGTTGCTGCCCGCCTCCAGGGCTTCGACACCGAAATCCTCGCGTACGATCCGTACATCACCTCGGCCCGCGCCGCGCAGCTCGGCGTCAAGCTCGTCACCCTCGATGAACTCCTGAGCCAGTCGGACTTCGTTACCATCCACATGCCCAAGACGCCGGAAACCGTCGGCATGCTCGGCGCTGACGCGTTCACCAAGATGAAGTCCACCGCCTACGTGGTTAACGTGGCCCGTGGCGGCCTCGTGGACGAAGAGGCTCTCTACGCAGCCCTGCAGGACCGCCAGATCGCCGGCGCAGCCGTGGACGTCTTCGTCAAGGAACCCAGCACGGACCTTCCGTTCTTCGCCCTGGACAACGTGGTGGTCACCCCGCACCTGGGCGCATCCACCGATGAAGCCCAGGAGAAGGCAGGCGTCTCGGTTGCCAAGTCCGTGCGTTTGGCGCTGGCCGGCGAACTTGTACCGGATGCCGTGAACGTGGCCGGCGGCGTGATCGCCTCCGATGTCCGTCCGGGCATCCCGCTGATCGAAAAGCTGGGCCGGATCTTCACCGCGCTGACCCACGCCTCCCTGACCCAGATCGACGTCGAGGTGGCCGGCGAGATCGCGGCGCTGGACGTCAAGGTCCTGGAACTGGCCGCGCTCAAGGGCATCTTCGCCGATGTGGTGACCGAACAGGTCTCCTACGTCAACGCCCCGGTTATCGCCGAACAGCGCGGCATCAACGTCCGCCTCATCACGACGGCGGAAGCGGAGGACTACCGCAACGTCCTCACCATCCGGGGTGCTTTGAGCGACGGCAGCCAGATCTCCGTGGCAGGTACGCTCACGGGTCCGAAGCAGATCCAGAAGCTCGTCGGCGTCAACGGCTACGACGTTGAGATCCCCATCAGCGAGCACCTTGTGGTGGTGGCCTACGCCGACCGGCCGGGTGTGATCGGAACCATCGGACACATCCTGGGTATGAACAACATCAACATTGCCGGCATGCAGGTGGCACGGCAGGCGGAAGGCGGCCAGGTTCTGGCACTGCTGACCATCGACAGTTCCGTTCCGCAGCAGGTGCTAGACGCCATCAAGGCAGGCATCGGCGCCGAAATGGTCCGCGAAGTGGACCTCGAGGACTAA
- a CDS encoding acetolactate synthase large subunit, with product MSKGSPISPSLMATKSAGAPKAPERADRTADQAAVVADLAAVSPVLGPNNVVPPTVMTGSQAIVRSLEELGVDDIFGLPGGAILPTYDPLMASRMNHVLVRHEQGAGHAAQGYAMVTGRVGVCIATSGPGATNLVTAIMDAHMDSVPMVAITGQVSSGVIGTDAFQEADIVGITMPITKHSFLVTNPNDIPHVMAEAFHLASSGRPGPVLVDIAKDAQQGQMTFSWPPKIDLPGYRPVTRGHNKQVREAAKLIASATKPVLYVGGGVVKAHAAAELRELAELTGAPVVTTLMARGVFPDSHPQHVGMPGMHGTVSAVTALQQSDLLITLGARFDDRVTGILKTFAPNAKVIHADIDPAEISKNRTADVPIVGSVKEIIPELTEAVRSQFEAAGTPDLTTWWAFLNNLKDTYPLGWTEPEDGLSAPQRVIERIGALTGPEGIYVAGVGQHQMWAAQFIKYERPHAWLNSGGAGTMGYAVPAAMGAKVGEPDRVVWAIDGDGCFQMTNQELATCAINKIPIKVAIINNSSLGMVRQWQTLFYEGRYSNTDLNTGHETVRIPDFVKLGEAYGCASFRCERDEDIDATIQKALEINDRPVVIDFVVSPDSMVWPMVPAGVSNDQIQVARNMTPEWEEED from the coding sequence ATGAGCAAAGGATCGCCGATCAGCCCCTCGCTGATGGCTACTAAGTCCGCTGGAGCCCCCAAGGCTCCGGAACGCGCCGACCGTACGGCTGACCAGGCCGCCGTCGTCGCTGATCTTGCCGCTGTCTCTCCTGTCCTTGGGCCGAACAACGTTGTACCCCCAACGGTGATGACCGGCTCGCAAGCTATTGTCCGATCGCTCGAAGAACTCGGCGTCGACGATATTTTTGGTTTGCCTGGTGGCGCGATCCTGCCTACCTATGACCCCTTGATGGCCTCCAGAATGAATCACGTACTGGTCCGTCACGAACAGGGAGCCGGCCACGCCGCGCAAGGCTATGCCATGGTTACCGGCCGGGTGGGCGTCTGTATCGCCACCTCGGGACCCGGTGCCACCAACCTCGTTACCGCCATCATGGATGCCCACATGGATTCCGTGCCGATGGTGGCCATTACCGGCCAGGTATCCAGCGGTGTGATCGGCACCGATGCGTTCCAGGAGGCCGACATTGTTGGCATCACCATGCCGATCACCAAGCATTCGTTCCTGGTGACCAACCCCAACGACATCCCGCACGTTATGGCGGAGGCCTTCCACCTGGCCTCGTCCGGACGTCCGGGACCGGTCCTCGTGGACATCGCCAAAGACGCCCAGCAGGGTCAGATGACCTTCTCCTGGCCGCCGAAGATCGACCTCCCCGGTTACCGCCCGGTGACGCGCGGCCACAACAAGCAGGTCCGCGAAGCAGCCAAGCTGATCGCATCGGCCACCAAGCCGGTGCTCTACGTGGGCGGCGGTGTGGTGAAGGCGCATGCTGCCGCGGAACTCCGCGAACTGGCGGAACTGACCGGCGCCCCGGTTGTCACCACCCTGATGGCACGGGGCGTGTTCCCCGATTCCCACCCGCAGCACGTGGGCATGCCGGGCATGCACGGCACCGTTTCCGCCGTGACCGCGCTGCAGCAGTCCGACCTGCTCATCACGCTCGGCGCACGCTTCGATGACCGGGTGACCGGCATCCTGAAGACCTTCGCGCCGAACGCCAAGGTGATCCACGCGGATATTGACCCCGCCGAAATCTCCAAGAACCGTACCGCCGACGTGCCGATCGTGGGATCCGTCAAGGAAATCATCCCCGAGCTCACCGAGGCTGTCCGCTCGCAGTTCGAAGCCGCCGGCACGCCGGACCTCACCACCTGGTGGGCGTTCCTTAACAACCTCAAGGACACCTACCCGCTGGGCTGGACGGAGCCGGAGGACGGGCTCAGCGCCCCGCAGCGCGTCATCGAACGCATCGGCGCACTGACCGGCCCCGAAGGCATCTACGTTGCCGGCGTTGGCCAGCACCAGATGTGGGCTGCGCAGTTCATCAAGTACGAGCGCCCGCACGCCTGGCTGAACTCCGGCGGCGCCGGCACCATGGGCTATGCCGTACCGGCTGCCATGGGCGCCAAGGTGGGGGAGCCAGACCGTGTGGTCTGGGCCATCGACGGCGACGGCTGCTTCCAGATGACCAACCAGGAACTGGCCACCTGCGCCATCAACAAGATCCCCATCAAGGTTGCCATCATCAACAACTCCTCGCTGGGCATGGTCCGCCAGTGGCAGACCCTGTTCTACGAGGGCCGCTACTCCAACACGGACCTCAACACCGGCCACGAGACCGTCCGGATCCCGGACTTCGTCAAGCTGGGGGAGGCCTACGGCTGCGCCTCCTTCCGCTGCGAGCGGGACGAGGACATTGATGCCACCATCCAGAAGGCCCTCGAAATCAATGACCGCCCTGTGGTCATCGACTTCGTGGTGAGCCCCGACTCCATGGTGTGGCCGATGGTGCCCGCCGGCGTGAGCAACGACCAGATCCAGGTTGCCCGCAACATGACCCCGGAATGGGAAGAGGAGGACTGA
- a CDS encoding class F sortase, with the protein MDGYWLSPYGAPGAGSVNTTYIAGHSWTDRDAPFNRLSTHTAAGDRLTVATATGEVAYLVDSVTTYEKSGLKDSPIWQVAPNRLVLISCYTGDAWGTNVVVVASPEDPRLRLSK; encoded by the coding sequence ATGGACGGCTACTGGCTGTCGCCCTACGGCGCCCCCGGCGCGGGCTCGGTCAACACCACGTACATCGCCGGGCACAGCTGGACGGACCGGGATGCGCCGTTCAACCGGCTGAGTACCCACACGGCGGCAGGTGACAGGCTGACCGTGGCCACAGCCACGGGCGAAGTGGCCTACCTGGTGGATTCAGTGACTACCTACGAAAAATCCGGGCTCAAAGACAGCCCCATCTGGCAGGTGGCACCCAACAGGCTGGTCCTGATTTCCTGCTATACGGGTGATGCCTGGGGCACCAACGTGGTGGTGGTGGCCTCACCGGAGGACCCACGCCTCCGTCTCAGTAAATGA
- the metG gene encoding methionine--tRNA ligase — MSATAKTPFYITTAITYPNGVPHIGHAYEYIATDAMARFKRLDGFDVMFLTGTDEHGMKIAQAAEKEGLTPKELVDRNAEIYKSAHAALGITYDRFIRTTDADHYAASQAIWKKMEANGDIYLSKYEGWYSVRDEAFYVEDDTLVKDDGVRYSKETDTEVTWTAEESYFFRLSSYQDRLLALYEAQPEFGAPQSRFNEVISFVKRGLEDLSISRTTFDWGVPVPGNDKHVMYVWVDALTNYLTGVGYPDVESESFRKFWPADVHVIGKDISRFHAIYWPAFLMSAGIELPKRVMIHGFLHNNGVKMSKSLGNVVAPADFVAQYGLDQVRFFFLREVPFGADGSYNHEAIVGRMNSDLANNFGNLAQRSLSMVAKNCEGRVPVPGAFTAEDTAILAQANGLLETARAAFEKQEFSRALEAIWGVLGDTNAYFAEQAPWVLRKTDVERMNTVLYVTLEVLRIVAILAQPVMPTATAALLDTLGQPDGGSRHFSALTTPIVAGTPLPAPAPVFPKYEEPAEA; from the coding sequence GTGAGCGCAACAGCCAAAACCCCGTTCTACATCACCACGGCCATCACCTACCCGAACGGTGTTCCGCACATCGGGCATGCCTACGAGTACATCGCCACCGACGCCATGGCGCGCTTCAAGCGGCTGGACGGCTTTGACGTGATGTTCCTGACGGGCACGGATGAGCACGGCATGAAGATTGCGCAGGCGGCCGAGAAGGAAGGCCTCACGCCCAAGGAGCTGGTGGACCGCAACGCGGAAATTTACAAGTCTGCCCACGCCGCGCTGGGGATCACCTACGACCGCTTCATCCGGACCACGGACGCTGACCACTATGCAGCGTCGCAGGCCATCTGGAAGAAGATGGAAGCCAACGGCGATATCTACCTGTCCAAGTACGAGGGCTGGTACTCCGTCCGGGACGAGGCCTTCTACGTGGAGGACGACACCCTGGTCAAGGACGACGGCGTGCGGTACTCCAAGGAGACGGACACCGAGGTGACGTGGACGGCTGAGGAGAGCTACTTCTTCCGGCTGTCCTCCTACCAGGACCGCCTGCTGGCGCTGTACGAGGCCCAGCCGGAGTTCGGGGCACCGCAGTCCCGCTTCAACGAGGTCATCAGCTTCGTCAAGCGCGGCCTCGAAGACCTGTCGATCAGCCGCACCACGTTCGACTGGGGTGTCCCCGTCCCCGGCAACGACAAGCACGTGATGTACGTCTGGGTGGACGCGCTCACCAACTACCTGACCGGCGTCGGCTACCCGGACGTCGAATCGGAATCGTTCAGGAAGTTCTGGCCCGCCGATGTGCATGTGATCGGCAAGGACATCTCACGGTTCCACGCCATCTACTGGCCGGCGTTCCTGATGAGCGCCGGCATTGAGCTGCCCAAGCGCGTCATGATCCACGGCTTCCTGCACAACAACGGTGTGAAGATGTCCAAGTCGCTCGGAAACGTGGTGGCACCGGCAGACTTCGTGGCGCAGTACGGGCTGGACCAGGTACGGTTCTTCTTCCTCCGAGAGGTCCCGTTCGGCGCCGACGGCAGCTACAACCATGAGGCCATCGTGGGCCGCATGAACTCGGACCTGGCCAACAACTTCGGCAACCTGGCGCAGCGTTCGCTGTCCATGGTGGCCAAGAACTGTGAGGGCCGGGTCCCGGTTCCGGGTGCCTTCACGGCGGAAGACACCGCGATCCTGGCACAGGCCAACGGGCTCCTTGAGACCGCCCGGGCCGCCTTCGAAAAGCAGGAATTCAGCCGCGCACTCGAGGCCATCTGGGGCGTCCTGGGGGACACCAACGCCTACTTTGCCGAGCAGGCTCCCTGGGTACTGCGGAAGACTGACGTCGAACGCATGAACACCGTGCTGTACGTGACGCTGGAAGTGCTGCGCATCGTGGCTATCCTGGCCCAGCCAGTGATGCCCACCGCCACGGCCGCGCTGTTGGACACTCTGGGACAGCCCGACGGCGGATCCCGCCACTTCTCCGCGCTCACCACACCTATTGTCGCCGGAACTCCGCTGCCGGCTCCGGCGCCCGTCTTCCCCAAGTATGAGGAACCGGCCGAAGCCTAG
- a CDS encoding ABC transporter permease: protein MNAVQRFIRSKVLLLTAAILIAAMCLSVLVQGQSQAALNRTVDENSRGLYDVLVQAKAGSGALMQPEIANGGGGIGFDQLESIRKLSGTSVAAPISLVSRVTQNLEAPRLDAMDYLGYNSGLAGTATTDQAAGATDPSKWPAAESVLGDTAKKYRLTASAVSSDGVSEQTLFKSSAEGSLGKARLIEEQTAGGTSIRIAPPAGETGIKFPAPAGGSEHNLFNLSVSLPLSPEVTESVVAVDPVSERALLGTAGDFLAPLEKAPPADARNAGAIGRHFESLFTNGISQEELKEGPDFLGVKLKYWAPLMTQYQQAKRSGQLTADSQAIPLVVRSGTSLDLKYNVKIEEIDAAGKVVKDVGTATRSLGKDYLPFVSKDPFALSWPGSTDHSGLLGSAGNFNQGLYTPATWSTDFAAAPKYTDGEAAANGAVQKTAVPGDWVTVNRLPEKGANGAPVDQTQREPVDERSYREDLATGEKLAAPLAMVYGTFDAAAVEKAAGDVNRLPLGGYDPTPLTLTKDADGKTVTDTELKPSLSATGLASQSAGAITDFYGLAAARGYKDNAAVIDAVRVRAKAPGSWKEAQPDVEKLASEIREMGLEATVVAGSAREDASIFVPGYSKDDAGKESALGTVQQSWVRQNAADAVSGSLTGTNVTLLFLTLCGAALLTGASTVSYIRKRKREAGTLRAMGWTQVRIRNWVLEEFGVGAALLAVAGIVLSLVSWSVTTAIVSASVLVLYAAAAFFAAQQLRHRDEVDQEPQHDERLIPVDSPLTFANRQLSTNKFNTLSLAVAVGVFGAAVGGLVALLIDIPRAAGASALSGLAAASVAMPSMLLALAGVAVGLVLTLVTGRFELNAKRQYLGILEAMGWNPDMLRQVRLFENALVGTVALPLGVLGALGIGLLLAPYAALWAGVAGLVAVLCWIPIATKVVQ, encoded by the coding sequence ATGAACGCCGTCCAGAGGTTCATCAGAAGCAAAGTGCTGCTGCTGACCGCGGCCATCTTGATCGCAGCCATGTGCTTGTCGGTCCTCGTCCAAGGCCAGTCGCAGGCCGCACTCAACCGAACGGTAGATGAGAACTCGCGGGGTCTCTACGACGTCCTGGTCCAGGCCAAGGCAGGCTCCGGGGCGCTGATGCAGCCGGAGATCGCCAACGGCGGCGGCGGCATCGGCTTTGACCAGCTCGAGAGCATCCGGAAGCTTTCCGGAACGTCCGTGGCGGCCCCCATCAGCCTCGTGTCCCGCGTGACGCAGAACCTGGAAGCGCCACGGCTCGACGCCATGGACTATCTTGGCTACAACTCGGGGCTGGCAGGCACAGCCACTACAGACCAGGCCGCCGGCGCAACGGACCCCAGCAAATGGCCCGCTGCTGAGTCCGTGCTCGGCGACACCGCCAAGAAGTACCGCCTGACCGCCAGTGCCGTCAGCTCCGACGGTGTCTCCGAACAGACCCTGTTCAAGTCCTCCGCCGAGGGCAGCCTGGGCAAGGCCCGCCTGATCGAAGAGCAGACGGCCGGCGGCACCAGCATCCGGATTGCCCCTCCCGCAGGCGAGACGGGCATCAAATTCCCCGCTCCAGCTGGCGGCTCCGAACACAACCTGTTCAATCTTTCGGTGTCACTGCCGCTGTCTCCCGAAGTGACCGAGTCCGTGGTCGCTGTCGACCCCGTCTCCGAGCGCGCACTGCTCGGCACAGCCGGCGACTTCCTCGCCCCCCTGGAGAAGGCACCGCCCGCTGACGCGCGGAACGCGGGTGCCATCGGCCGGCACTTCGAAAGCCTCTTCACCAACGGCATCAGCCAGGAAGAACTCAAAGAGGGCCCCGACTTCCTCGGCGTCAAGCTCAAGTACTGGGCACCGCTGATGACCCAGTACCAGCAGGCGAAGCGCAGCGGACAGCTGACCGCGGACTCGCAGGCCATTCCCCTGGTTGTCCGTTCCGGCACGTCCCTGGACCTTAAGTACAACGTGAAGATCGAGGAGATCGACGCCGCGGGCAAGGTTGTCAAGGACGTCGGCACCGCCACGCGTTCCCTCGGTAAGGACTACCTGCCGTTTGTTTCCAAGGACCCGTTCGCTCTGTCCTGGCCCGGTTCCACCGACCACTCCGGTCTCCTCGGCAGCGCCGGCAACTTCAACCAGGGCCTCTACACCCCGGCTACGTGGAGCACCGACTTCGCTGCCGCGCCGAAGTACACCGACGGCGAAGCCGCGGCCAATGGTGCGGTCCAGAAGACCGCCGTTCCCGGGGACTGGGTCACCGTCAACCGGCTGCCGGAGAAGGGTGCCAACGGCGCCCCGGTGGACCAGACCCAGCGTGAGCCCGTGGACGAGCGTTCCTACCGCGAAGACCTGGCCACGGGAGAGAAGCTCGCGGCTCCGCTCGCCATGGTCTACGGCACCTTCGATGCCGCGGCTGTCGAGAAGGCCGCCGGTGACGTCAACCGCCTCCCGCTGGGCGGCTACGACCCCACCCCGCTCACCCTCACGAAGGACGCCGACGGCAAGACGGTCACCGATACCGAACTCAAGCCCTCGCTCAGTGCCACCGGACTGGCAAGCCAGTCGGCCGGTGCCATCACCGACTTCTACGGTCTGGCCGCCGCCCGCGGCTACAAGGACAACGCCGCCGTGATCGATGCCGTACGTGTCCGTGCCAAGGCCCCCGGCAGCTGGAAGGAAGCCCAGCCCGACGTCGAAAAGCTCGCCAGCGAGATCCGCGAAATGGGCCTGGAAGCCACTGTCGTGGCCGGTTCCGCCCGTGAGGACGCCAGCATCTTTGTCCCCGGATACTCCAAGGACGACGCCGGCAAGGAATCAGCGCTGGGCACTGTCCAGCAGTCCTGGGTCCGGCAGAATGCAGCGGACGCAGTCTCCGGCTCCCTCACCGGGACCAACGTGACACTGCTCTTCCTGACGCTGTGCGGAGCCGCGCTGTTGACCGGCGCCTCCACCGTCAGCTACATCCGCAAACGCAAACGTGAAGCCGGGACCCTCCGCGCCATGGGCTGGACCCAAGTGCGCATCAGGAACTGGGTGCTTGAGGAATTCGGTGTCGGCGCCGCGCTGCTCGCGGTAGCCGGGATCGTCCTGAGCCTGGTCAGCTGGAGCGTGACCACAGCCATCGTCTCAGCCTCCGTCCTGGTCCTGTATGCGGCAGCGGCCTTCTTCGCCGCCCAACAGCTGCGCCACCGTGATGAGGTGGACCAGGAACCGCAGCACGACGAGCGGCTGATCCCGGTGGACTCCCCGCTGACCTTTGCCAACCGGCAGCTCAGCACAAACAAGTTCAACACCCTGTCCCTGGCCGTCGCAGTCGGCGTTTTCGGAGCCGCGGTGGGCGGGCTGGTTGCCCTGCTCATCGACATCCCCCGTGCTGCCGGAGCGAGCGCCCTCAGCGGCCTGGCCGCAGCAAGCGTGGCCATGCCCAGCATGCTCCTGGCACTCGCCGGCGTCGCAGTGGGGCTGGTCCTGACCCTGGTCACCGGCCGGTTTGAGCTGAACGCCAAACGCCAGTACCTGGGCATCCTTGAGGCCATGGGCTGGAACCCGGACATGCTCCGCCAGGTCCGTCTTTTCGAAAACGCGCTGGTAGGCACGGTGGCCCTGCCGCTGGGCGTCCTTGGCGCGCTGGGCATCGGGCTCCTCCTTGCCCCGTATGCCGCGCTATGGGCCGGCGTCGCCGGCCTCGTGGCTGTACTTTGCTGGATACCGATTGCAACGAAAGTGGTCCAATGA
- the ilvC gene encoding ketol-acid reductoisomerase: MTEMFYDDDADLSIIQGRKVAIVGYGSQGHAHALNLRDSGVEVVIALKEGSKSIAKAEEAGFKALTVADAAEWADVIMILAPDQYQRSIYNDSIKDKLTPGKALAFAHGFNIRFGYIEAPEGVDVILIAPKAPGHTVRREFEAGRGIPDIIAVEQDATGAAWDLAKSYAKAIGGTRAGVIKTTFTEETETDLFGEQSVLCGGVSQLVQYGFETLTEAGYQPQIAYFEVLHELKLIVDLMWEGGIAKQRWSVSDTAEYGDYVSGPRVITPEVKENMQAVLADIQSGAFAKRFIDDQDNGGEEFKALRAKAEQHPIEAVGRELRSLFAWQQTDEDYVEGSAAR, encoded by the coding sequence GTGACTGAAATGTTCTACGACGACGACGCCGACCTGTCGATCATCCAGGGTCGCAAGGTTGCCATTGTTGGCTATGGCTCCCAGGGCCACGCCCACGCGCTGAACCTGCGCGACTCCGGCGTCGAGGTTGTCATCGCCCTCAAGGAAGGCTCGAAGTCGATCGCCAAGGCCGAAGAAGCCGGCTTCAAGGCCCTGACCGTTGCCGACGCCGCCGAATGGGCCGACGTCATCATGATCCTGGCACCGGACCAGTACCAGCGCTCGATCTACAACGACTCCATCAAGGACAAGCTGACCCCGGGCAAGGCCCTGGCTTTCGCCCACGGCTTCAACATCCGCTTCGGCTACATCGAGGCACCGGAGGGCGTTGACGTCATCCTGATCGCCCCGAAGGCTCCGGGACACACCGTGCGCCGCGAATTCGAAGCCGGCCGAGGCATCCCTGACATCATCGCCGTGGAGCAGGACGCCACCGGCGCAGCCTGGGACCTGGCCAAGTCCTACGCCAAGGCCATCGGCGGCACCCGCGCCGGCGTCATCAAGACCACCTTCACCGAAGAGACCGAAACCGACCTCTTCGGTGAGCAGTCCGTCCTCTGCGGCGGCGTGTCCCAGCTGGTCCAGTACGGCTTCGAAACCCTGACCGAAGCCGGCTACCAGCCGCAGATCGCCTACTTCGAGGTCCTTCACGAGCTCAAGCTCATCGTTGACCTCATGTGGGAAGGCGGCATCGCCAAGCAGCGCTGGAGCGTTTCCGACACCGCAGAGTACGGCGACTACGTCTCCGGCCCGCGCGTCATCACCCCCGAGGTGAAGGAAAACATGCAGGCTGTCCTCGCCGACATCCAGAGCGGCGCGTTCGCCAAGCGCTTCATCGACGACCAGGACAACGGCGGCGAAGAGTTCAAGGCCCTGCGTGCCAAGGCTGAGCAGCACCCGATCGAGGCCGTTGGCCGCGAGTTGCGCTCCCTGTTCGCCTGGCAGCAGACGGACGAGGACTACGTAGAGGGCTCCGCAGCCCGCTAA